Proteins encoded in a region of the Mesoflavibacter profundi genome:
- a CDS encoding DUF922 domain-containing protein translates to MLRFLFIFSLFFVFKSDTIQELSWTENYKLTWEDFKGKPNQETDAVAITASGLTFSYSINKTPQKVHSFKTLVKAHFYPEHSWCKKEMVDDHILKHEQLHFDITELHARKFRKRITTLKPTLDLNEKLNDLHQEINKELAEFQDTYDKQTDNSINKEAQLNWQKEVAKQLKALEKFKSKS, encoded by the coding sequence ATGCTTAGATTTCTTTTTATATTTAGTTTGTTTTTTGTGTTTAAAAGTGACACAATCCAAGAGCTATCCTGGACAGAGAACTACAAATTAACTTGGGAAGATTTTAAGGGTAAACCAAATCAAGAAACAGATGCTGTAGCTATTACAGCATCAGGATTAACATTTAGTTATTCAATAAATAAAACACCTCAAAAAGTACATAGTTTTAAAACTCTAGTAAAGGCTCATTTTTATCCAGAGCATTCATGGTGTAAAAAAGAAATGGTAGACGATCATATTTTAAAACATGAACAGCTTCATTTTGATATCACCGAGCTTCATGCAAGAAAATTTAGAAAACGTATTACGACGTTAAAACCTACTTTAGATTTAAACGAAAAGTTAAACGATTTACATCAAGAAATTAATAAAGAATTAGCTGAATTTCAAGACACTTACGATAAGCAAACAGATAATTCTATAAATAAAGAAGCACAATTAAATTGGCAAAAAGAAGTTGCTAAACAATTAAAAGCTTTAGAAAAATTTAAATCTAAATCTTAG
- a CDS encoding DUF3820 family protein, which yields MLEPDKDFLIKLAHTKMPFGKYKDRYLIDLPEHYVVWYHNKGFPKNKLGQMLETVYTLKVNGLEYIVREIQKRYSK from the coding sequence GTGCTAGAGCCAGACAAAGACTTTCTTATAAAATTGGCACATACTAAAATGCCATTTGGTAAGTATAAAGACAGATACTTAATAGACTTGCCAGAACATTATGTGGTATGGTACCATAATAAAGGATTTCCAAAAAATAAATTAGGACAAATGTTAGAAACTGTTTACACTTTAAAAGTAAATGGGTTAGAATATATTGTTCGTGAGATACAAAAGCGTTATTCTAAATAA
- a CDS encoding CTP synthase — protein MTTKTKYIFVTGGVTSSLGKGIIAASLAKLLQAQGYKTTIQKLDPYINVDPGTLNPYEHGECYVTDDGAETDLDLGHYERFLNVPTSQANNVTTGRIYQSVIERERRGEFLGKTVQVIPHITDEIKHRIQILGNSGDYDIVITEIGGTVGDIESLPYVEAVRQLKWDLGEDNAIVIHLTLIPFLSAAGELKTKPTQHSVKTLMESGVQADILVCRTEHELPSDLRRKLALFCNVREEAIIQSIDASTIYDVPNLMLEQGLDKVVLKKLALKSDTPDLTKWNKFLELHKNPKSEITIGLIGKYVELQDSYKSILEAFIHAGAENEVKVNVESVHSEYLNEDNIKMKLAHLDGVLVAPGFGERGIEGKIYAIKFVRENNIPFLGICLGMQMAVIEYCRNVLGLKDANSTEMDPNTKNPVIDIMEDQKTITNMGGTMRLGAWDCHIEKDSIAYKVYQSQDIKERHRHRYEFNSDYKDQIEAAGLKTTGYNPETKLVEIVENPSHPWFVGVQYHPEYKSTVANPHPLFVAFVKASLKHHKTK, from the coding sequence ATGACAACTAAAACTAAGTACATATTCGTAACCGGAGGCGTAACTTCTTCATTAGGAAAAGGAATTATAGCAGCGTCTCTAGCCAAGTTACTTCAGGCGCAAGGTTACAAGACAACCATTCAAAAATTAGATCCATACATTAACGTAGATCCAGGAACTTTAAATCCATACGAACATGGCGAATGCTATGTAACCGATGATGGTGCAGAGACCGATTTAGATCTTGGACATTACGAGCGTTTTTTAAACGTGCCAACAAGCCAAGCAAACAATGTAACTACTGGTCGTATTTATCAAAGTGTGATAGAGCGCGAACGTCGTGGCGAATTTTTGGGTAAAACAGTACAAGTGATACCGCATATTACAGACGAAATTAAACATCGTATTCAAATTTTAGGTAACTCTGGAGATTACGATATTGTAATTACAGAAATAGGCGGAACCGTTGGTGATATAGAGTCTTTACCGTATGTAGAAGCAGTAAGACAATTAAAATGGGACTTAGGAGAAGATAATGCTATAGTTATTCATTTAACGTTAATTCCGTTTTTATCTGCTGCAGGCGAGCTTAAAACAAAACCAACACAGCATAGTGTAAAAACACTAATGGAAAGCGGTGTACAAGCAGATATTTTAGTTTGTCGTACAGAGCACGAATTACCTAGTGATTTAAGACGTAAGTTAGCATTATTCTGTAATGTACGTGAAGAGGCGATTATTCAATCTATAGATGCATCTACAATTTACGATGTACCAAACTTAATGTTAGAACAAGGTTTAGATAAAGTAGTGCTTAAAAAATTAGCATTAAAAAGCGATACGCCAGATTTAACAAAATGGAATAAGTTTTTAGAGTTACACAAAAATCCAAAGTCAGAAATAACAATTGGGCTAATCGGTAAGTATGTAGAGTTACAAGATTCTTACAAATCTATTTTAGAAGCTTTTATTCATGCAGGAGCAGAAAATGAAGTTAAAGTAAATGTAGAATCTGTACACTCAGAATATTTAAATGAAGATAACATTAAGATGAAATTAGCGCATCTTGATGGTGTACTTGTGGCTCCAGGTTTTGGAGAACGTGGTATAGAAGGTAAAATATACGCCATTAAATTTGTAAGAGAAAACAACATTCCGTTTTTAGGAATTTGTTTAGGTATGCAAATGGCAGTCATAGAATATTGTCGTAATGTTTTAGGGTTAAAAGACGCTAATTCTACTGAGATGGATCCAAACACCAAAAATCCTGTAATCGATATCATGGAAGACCAAAAAACGATTACAAATATGGGCGGAACAATGCGTCTTGGTGCATGGGATTGTCATATAGAAAAAGATTCTATTGCCTATAAAGTATATCAATCACAAGATATTAAAGAGCGTCATAGACATAGATACGAGTTTAACAGCGATTACAAAGATCAAATAGAAGCTGCAGGATTAAAAACTACAGGTTATAATCCAGAAACTAAATTGGTAGAAATTGTAGAAAATCCAAGTCATCCTTGGTTTGTTGGAGTACAATATCATCCAGAATATAAAAGTACAGTAGCTAATCCACATCCATTATTTGTGGCATTTGTAAAAGCCAGTTTAAAACATCATAAGACAAAATAA
- the yidC gene encoding membrane protein insertase YidC, which produces MEEKKLDINSIIGFILIFGILLFMMWQNAPSEEELKAQEAEKQVKIDAQKKAEAEKEDTKVVTTEDFTSATDSAQVAALQSKIGAFAYSVATATSSEKEINVQNEVLDLKFNTKGGHLSEVRLKQFVDFDSVPIYIVKDGNSVFNLQFQTTDNRTLNTKDLYFQPTVTKSGANTIVSMKLKTAQNKFLEYQYVIKPNEYMVDFTIKSQGIETDINTSNPITLDWSQKLYRHDQSISYENRYTRLTYQNDGDVDKLSQMSDDDETVDELEWLSYRQHFFSTILVADQPFNNVALRSKNLVEDEEVDSIYTKQFSTKLDLPLSGANLNSNLKLYYGPTDSQILKQYEGNIVESIPFGWGIFGWINKFLFIPLFSGLSSFLPYGIAIIVMTVLIKLAMSFVQYKQYLSQMKMKILKPELDAIREKYKDNKLKAQQETMALQNKAGASPLAGCLPALIQMPVFYALFMFFPTAFALRQKKFLWADDLSSYDVVAELPFNIPLYGDHVSLFPILAAIAIFFYMKLTTGQNQMSAPQQEGMPDMAKMMKYMIYFAPIMMLIFFNQYASGLSLYYFISNLISIGILLVIKNFILDEDKIHANIQVKKAQPKKESKFQRKMKEMMEQAEKQKQMQEQQRKKRK; this is translated from the coding sequence ATGGAAGAAAAAAAACTAGACATTAATTCGATAATTGGATTTATTTTAATTTTCGGAATTTTATTATTCATGATGTGGCAAAATGCACCATCTGAAGAGGAATTAAAAGCGCAAGAGGCAGAGAAGCAAGTAAAAATAGATGCTCAGAAAAAAGCCGAAGCCGAAAAAGAAGACACAAAAGTAGTCACTACAGAAGATTTTACTTCAGCAACAGACTCTGCTCAAGTAGCTGCATTACAATCTAAAATTGGTGCATTTGCTTATTCTGTAGCTACAGCAACATCTTCAGAAAAAGAAATTAATGTTCAAAACGAAGTTTTAGATTTAAAATTTAATACAAAAGGAGGACATCTTTCAGAAGTAAGATTAAAACAATTTGTAGACTTTGATTCTGTTCCAATTTACATAGTAAAAGACGGTAATTCAGTATTTAATCTTCAATTTCAAACAACAGATAACCGTACCTTAAATACTAAAGATTTATACTTCCAACCAACAGTTACAAAAAGTGGAGCCAATACTATTGTATCTATGAAGCTAAAAACTGCTCAAAATAAGTTTTTAGAGTACCAATACGTAATTAAACCAAACGAGTATATGGTAGATTTTACCATAAAATCTCAAGGTATAGAGACAGATATTAATACATCTAACCCAATAACTTTAGATTGGTCTCAAAAATTATATAGACACGATCAAAGTATCTCTTACGAGAATAGATACACACGTTTAACTTATCAAAACGATGGTGATGTAGATAAATTATCACAAATGAGTGATGATGATGAAACTGTAGACGAGTTAGAATGGTTAAGTTACAGACAACATTTTTTTAGCACAATTCTAGTAGCAGATCAACCATTTAATAATGTTGCATTACGATCTAAAAATCTTGTAGAAGACGAAGAAGTAGATTCTATTTACACAAAGCAATTTTCTACAAAATTAGATTTACCGTTAAGCGGAGCAAACCTAAACAGTAATTTAAAATTATATTACGGTCCAACAGATAGTCAAATACTTAAACAATACGAAGGAAATATTGTAGAAAGTATACCATTTGGATGGGGAATTTTTGGATGGATTAACAAGTTTTTATTCATACCATTATTTAGCGGTTTAAGTAGTTTCTTACCTTACGGGATAGCAATTATTGTAATGACGGTTTTAATCAAATTAGCCATGTCATTTGTGCAATACAAGCAGTATTTATCACAAATGAAAATGAAAATTTTAAAGCCAGAATTAGATGCTATTCGTGAAAAATACAAAGACAATAAGTTAAAAGCACAGCAAGAAACTATGGCGCTACAAAACAAAGCAGGCGCTAGTCCACTTGCAGGTTGTTTACCAGCATTAATCCAAATGCCAGTGTTTTACGCGTTGTTTATGTTTTTCCCAACAGCATTTGCTTTAAGACAGAAAAAGTTTTTATGGGCAGACGATTTATCATCGTATGATGTTGTAGCAGAATTACCTTTTAATATTCCATTATATGGTGATCACGTAAGTTTATTCCCGATTTTGGCAGCAATTGCTATTTTCTTCTATATGAAATTAACAACGGGACAAAACCAAATGTCTGCGCCACAACAAGAAGGTATGCCTGATATGGCAAAAATGATGAAGTACATGATTTACTTTGCACCCATTATGATGCTTATTTTCTTTAACCAATACGCATCTGGTTTAAGTTTATACTACTTTATTTCAAACTTAATTAGTATTGGTATCTTATTAGTCATCAAGAATTTTATTTTAGATGAAGACAAAATCCATGCTAACATCCAAGTGAAAAAAGCGCAGCCTAAAAAGGAAAGTAAATTTCAAAGAAAGATGAAAGAAATGATGGAGCAGGCAGAAAAGCAAAAACAAATGCAAGAGCAACAAAGAAAGAAACGTAAATAG
- a CDS encoding toxin-antitoxin system YwqK family antitoxin, with amino-acid sequence MKYILTFFIFTLSATAMLGQQFNQFDSNGKRHGKWKKNFEGTEVLRYEGQFDHGKEVGIFKFYQNLENKAVLAATRSFTKDSDLAQVVFYTSTGKKVSEGTMRGKTYVGKWTYYHKNSDQLMTSEFYNDKGELNGLRTTYYLNGNLAEKANYKNGKLDGLSQWFSGDGILIREYNYLENKLHGLYKSYDEKGNLVIEGQYKNDYRHGIWKTYKNGKLLEEKDETRRSKNPYKKQ; translated from the coding sequence ATGAAATACATATTAACTTTTTTCATCTTTACATTATCTGCAACAGCAATGCTAGGACAACAGTTTAATCAGTTTGATAGTAATGGTAAACGTCATGGAAAATGGAAGAAAAATTTTGAAGGTACAGAAGTACTAAGGTACGAAGGTCAATTTGACCATGGTAAAGAAGTTGGTATTTTTAAATTTTACCAAAACTTAGAAAATAAAGCAGTATTAGCAGCAACCAGAAGTTTTACTAAAGATTCAGATTTAGCGCAAGTTGTATTTTACACATCAACAGGAAAAAAAGTTAGTGAAGGGACAATGCGAGGTAAAACTTACGTGGGTAAATGGACGTATTATCATAAAAATAGTGACCAATTAATGACATCTGAATTCTATAATGATAAAGGCGAATTAAACGGATTAAGAACGACCTATTATCTAAACGGAAATTTAGCAGAAAAGGCAAACTATAAAAACGGAAAATTAGATGGACTATCACAATGGTTTTCTGGTGATGGTATCTTAATTAGAGAATACAACTATTTGGAAAATAAATTGCATGGTTTATATAAGTCTTACGACGAAAAAGGAAATTTAGTTATAGAAGGACAGTATAAAAATGATTACCGTCATGGGATTTGGAAAACTTATAAAAACGGTAAACTTTTAGAAGAAAAAGATGAAACCAGACGCAGCAAAAATCCTTATAAAAAACAATAA
- a CDS encoding fasciclin domain-containing protein gives MKNLKFLSLLLLTTIVFWSCSDDDDGTIVIEEQPQNIVELAQSNPNLSSLVAAVVEANLTVTLSGPGPFTVLAPTDEAFAEFMSDNGWNTVADIPDEALEQTLLNHVISGTVTSSDLINLQSGYTSTLASGPANSNISLKFDATNGVMFNSASEVTIPDVMASNGIVHVVDQVITLPTVVDHAVNNSNFSSLVAALGAAEGDLVTVLSGEGPFTVLAPDDAAFTTFLDGADLADVDAGVLSQILLNHVISGAITSTDLTTLVEGYSNTNASGPNMTNLSIYFNTSNGVMFNGSSTVTTADIVGTNGIIHAVDSVIDLPTIATFATSNPALSNLVAALQYADTGMPTVPYINTVSDADAGPFTVFAPTDAAFGDLLTELNANALTDLPTATVDAVLTYHIVAANVQSSQLTSGTVNTLGGNITADATNFTLVDANNRTSNIITTLVDIQATNGVVHAIDKVILPPQ, from the coding sequence ATGAAAAATTTAAAATTTTTATCGTTGTTATTACTAACAACTATCGTATTCTGGTCATGTAGTGATGACGATGACGGAACTATTGTTATTGAAGAACAACCACAAAACATTGTAGAATTAGCACAATCTAACCCTAACTTAAGTAGTCTAGTAGCTGCTGTAGTAGAAGCTAATTTAACAGTGACATTAAGCGGTCCAGGACCTTTTACCGTTTTAGCGCCAACAGACGAAGCTTTTGCTGAATTTATGTCTGATAATGGATGGAATACTGTTGCAGATATACCTGATGAGGCATTAGAACAGACTTTATTAAATCATGTGATCTCTGGAACTGTAACATCTTCAGATTTAATTAATTTACAATCGGGATACACAAGTACTCTTGCAAGTGGTCCAGCTAATTCAAATATTAGTTTAAAGTTTGATGCTACAAACGGTGTAATGTTTAATAGTGCTTCTGAAGTGACAATTCCAGACGTGATGGCTTCAAATGGTATAGTTCATGTTGTTGACCAAGTAATTACTTTACCAACTGTTGTAGACCATGCGGTAAATAATTCTAATTTTTCTAGTCTTGTTGCTGCATTAGGCGCTGCAGAAGGAGATCTTGTTACAGTATTATCTGGAGAAGGACCATTTACAGTATTAGCGCCAGATGATGCTGCTTTTACTACATTTTTAGACGGAGCAGATTTAGCCGATGTTGATGCTGGTGTATTATCTCAAATCTTATTAAACCATGTAATTAGTGGAGCTATAACATCTACAGATTTAACTACTTTAGTTGAAGGTTATTCTAATACAAACGCTTCTGGTCCAAATATGACCAATTTAAGTATCTATTTTAATACTTCTAACGGCGTTATGTTTAACGGATCTTCTACAGTTACAACAGCAGATATAGTAGGAACTAATGGAATTATTCATGCTGTAGATTCTGTTATAGACTTACCAACAATAGCTACATTTGCAACTTCTAACCCAGCATTATCTAATCTAGTAGCTGCATTACAATATGCAGACACAGGAATGCCTACTGTACCTTACATAAATACAGTATCTGATGCAGATGCTGGACCTTTTACAGTTTTTGCTCCTACAGATGCTGCTTTTGGAGATTTATTAACCGAGCTTAACGCAAATGCTTTAACAGATTTACCAACAGCGACAGTAGATGCTGTATTAACGTACCACATTGTTGCTGCGAATGTACAATCTAGCCAATTAACATCTGGAACAGTTAATACATTAGGAGGAAACATAACAGCAGATGCTACCAACTTTACATTAGTAGATGCTAATAATAGAACAAGTAATATAATTACAACACTTGTAGATATTCAAGCTACGAATGGTGTTGTACATGCAATAGATAAAGTTATATTGCCACCGCAATAG